Genomic window (Sphingomonas sp. S1-29):
GATCGCGGGGTTGCCCACCTGTTGCGGGCTCGGCGCACCTTCTTCGTTGGTGACCGACGCGACCAGCCGAAGCTGGGGCACCGGCGCCCAGTTGAGCCCATAGCCATAGCTGGTGAGCGTGCCGAAGTCCGACAGCCGATCGACCTCGACATTGGCGTTGAGCGACAGGTCGCCGATCGCGTCGAGCACCGCGCGCCGCCGGCTGGTGATCGGCACGTCGATGTTGAGCTGGCCGTTGGCGCTGCGGCGGCCGATATCGGTCGCCTGCGCGAAGCCCGACCGCACCGAGCGCGCATCCTGGTCCTGGCTGCGCAGCCCGACGCGGAAGGTGGTCGAAAGATCGCCCGCGGGAAGCGCGAGGACATCGCCGTTCACCACCCCCTCGACCCGCGCGACATTGCTCACCGATCGCGCGGTGTCGGGCGCGACCAGCGACAATTGCCCCGGCACGATCGGGCCGAAGGGCGATCCGCCCGCCAACACTGCCGCCTGCAGCCCGGTCGAATCGACTCGGCGATCGGTGTCGGTGTCGGTCTGCTGGCGGTCGTAATTGCCCGTCAGCGTCCAGCGCCAGTCGGACAACGTCCCGTTCATGCTGAACGCTGCTTCGACGTTGCGGCTACGCGATTCGCGCATCAACGGGCCGAAGGCGTCGGTGTAGCGCAGCACGCGAACATCGCCCGCGAAGGGCGAGAAGGGGTTGTCGGCGGGCAGCGCGAGATCGACCGAGGGCAGCCCGAGCAGCGAGCGGCTGTCGTTGAAGTCGAAGCCGACCGTCGCGGTCGCAGCGACGTCGCCGAAAATGGTGCGCGCGAGCACCGCGTTGCCGCGCACCGCCTCGGTCGCGCCCTGCAGCGATCGGAAGGGCCCCAAGTCGGTGACGTTGGCAGCATTGGCGCCGCCGATGAAATCAGTCAGCAGCGGCGTGCCCCCGGCGAACGATCCCGGCACCGCCGCTACGGTGACCGGCGCACCCGCTGCGGCGCTGAGCGCGGGATCGATCTCGGCGCCGTTGGCCGGCGCGACGACATTGCCGGTCAGGTCGAAGGGCGATCCCGCGGGGTTCGACAACAGGTCGCGCTCGCTTTCGAGCAGCAAGCTGCGCGCTTCGACCTCGAGGTCGAGGTTGAGCCGTCCGTTGCGGTTGATCCGCAGGTAATTGAGCTCGACTTCGCCGCTGCTATTGCCGCCCTGCACCGGCCCGCCGAAATCGGCCTCGGCGGTGATCGCGCGAAAGCGCGGGCGGAGCACGAAGTTCACCACCCGCTGGTTCGCACTATAGCCGTATTTCAGCGCGACTTCTTCAGGCAGGATGTCGACGCGCAGGATCGCTTCGGTCGGGATTTCGCGGATCTCGCGGAACGAGCCGATTCGGCGCCCGTCGAGCAGCACCACCGGCCCCTCGCCGCCGCGCCCGCGCCCGCTCGAGGTCTGCGGCGACAATTCGGCGAGCAGCTCGGCGACCGAACTCACGCCATAGGCGCGGATGTCGGCGGGCGAGAGCTGTTGTTCGGGGGGAACGTCGCCCACCACCGCGCCGCGCTCGGCCTGGCCGGTGACGACGATGTCCTCGACCATTTCTTCGCCGGCTTCCTCGTCGCTCATCTCGGCGCCGAGCGCCTCGCCATCGTCGATCGCTTCCTGCTCGGTCGGCGCGGGCACCACTTGCGCGTGCGCGGGCCAGACGGTGGCGGCCGAAAGCAGGAGGAGCCAGCGCGCTTTGGCTACGCGGTTGCGGTCGATCATCGAAATACGTCCAGTCGCTTTGCCGCCCGGGGATGGACGCATGCAGGGTGAGTAGGCGGCGATTGTCGCAGAACTTTGTCAGCGCCGATTTGTCCGCCCGCGCCCCTGCAGCAAAACCGATCGCGGCGGCAAGACCGGCGTTGGGCGGGAATGCGAATGGCGTGCCCTAAAGCCGCGCGGGGGTTCCCGTTACGGGCAGGATCGCTATGTTCTCTGCATGTATCGCTTGGAGAATCCGATTTGCGCATCACCCTGCTTGCCGCAACCGCCCTGTCGCTCGTGCCGATGACCCTGGCCGCCCAAACCGCCTCGCCGGCGCCTGCCGCGCCGGCACCCGCTGCGGCCATCGCCGCCAATCCGCTGCTCGCCGACTGGACCGGCCCCTATGGCGGGGTGCCGCCCTGGGACAAGGTGACCCCGGCGCTGTTCCCGCAGGCGATGGAAGTCGCGATCGCCGAGCGCCGCGCCGAATATCGCCGCATCGCCGACAATCCGGCTCCGGCGACCTTCGCCAACACCTTCGTGCCGATGCAGAACGCCGGCAAGCGCCTCGGCCGGGTGCTGGCGGTGTTCGGGGTGATGACCTCGAACATGAATTCGCCCGCCTATCAGGCGCTCGATCGCGAATGGAGCCCCAAGCTGTCGGCGGCGGGCGACGAGATCACCTTCGACCCCAAATTATTCGCGCGAATCCAGGCGATCTACGACGCACGCACCGCCAGCGGGCTCGACGCGCAGCAGCAGCGGCTGGTGACGCGCACCTATGACAGCTATGTCCGCCAGGGCGCCAAGCTGAACGCCGCGCAAAAGGCCGAGATGTCGCGGATCAACCAGGCGCTCGCGACCGAATTCTCGACCTTCTCCGAAAAATTGCTCGCCGACGAAGGCACCGCGATCACGGTGACCGACGAAGCGATGCTCGCCGGGCTGCCCGACAGCGTGAAGGCGACCGCCAAGGCCGCCGCGCAGGAGCGCGGCCAGCCGGGCTTCGCAATCGTCAACACCCGATCGGCGGTCGATCCGGTGCTGACCTTCGGCACCGATCGCGCGCTGCGGGAGAAGGTGTGGCGCACCTTCGTCAATCGCGGCGACAATGGCGGCGCGACCGACACCAACGCGACGATCGCTAGAATCGTGAAGCTGCGCGCCGAACGCGCCAAGCTGCTCGGCTTCCCGACGCATGCGCATTGGCGGATGCAGGACACGATGGCCAAGACGCCGCAGGCGGCGACCGATCTGATGATGCGCGTCTGGCCGGCAGCGACCGCGCGGGTGAAGCAGGAAGTCGCCGACATGCAGGCGATCGCGGCGAAGGAAGGCACGCCGATCACGATCGAGCCCTGGGACTATCGCTTCTACCAGGAGAAGGTCCGCAAGGCGCGCTACGACCTCGATCAGACCGAGCTCAAGCCGTATTTCGCGCTCAACAACATCATCGATGCGTCCTATTACGCCGCCAACCGGCTGTACGGGCTGAACTTCAAGGAGATCACCGGTCAGGTGCCGGTGTTCGAAAAGAATGTCCGCGTGTTCCACGTCACCGACAAGAACGGCAAGGAAGTCGGGCTGTTCTATCGCGACGATTTCGCGCGCACCGGCAAGCGGTCGGGCGCGTGGGCGACGACCTATCGCTCGCAACGTAACCTTGCGCCCGCGCAGAACGTGCTGTCGTCGAACAACAACAATTTCGCCTCGGCAGCGCCGGGCCAGCCGGTGCTGATCAGCCTCGACGATGCCGAAACGCTGTTCCACGAATTCGGCCATGCGATCCATTCGATGCTGCAGGACGTGAACTATCCCGGCCTCACCGGCACGCCGCGCGACTTCGTCGAATATCCGAGCCAGGTGAACGAACATTGGCTGCTGACGCGCGACGTGCTCGACAAATATGCCCGGCATTACCAGACCAAGGCACCGATGCCGCAGGCGTTGCTCGACAAGGTGATCGCGGCGCAGACCTTCAACCAGGGCTTTGCCACCGTCGAATATCTGTCGTCGGCGATCGTCGACATGAAGCTGCACACCGTCGCCGATGGCGTGGTCGATGCCGATGCGTTTGAAAAGGCCGCGCTGGCCGAGATCGGCATGCCCAAGGAGATCGTGATGCGGCACCGCCTGCCGCAGTTCAATCATCTGTTCTCGTCCGATGCCTATTCGGCGGGCTATTACAGCTATCTCTGGTCGGAGACGATGGATGCCGACACCTGGGCGGCGTTCGAGGAAGCCGGGAGTCCCTGGGACAAGGCGACCGCCGATCGCTTCGCCAAGGTGCTGCTGTCGACGGGCAACGAGACCGACCGCGCCGAAGCCTATCGCGCGTTTCGCGGGCGCGATCCCGACGTGAACGCGCTGCTCAAGGTGCGCGGGTTTCCGACCACGAACTGACCTATCCCCGTTCGCGCCGACATGCTCGGTGCGAACGGGTCGGGGTTACCCCAGCACTTCCTCGACCACCGCATATACCCGGTCGAGTTCGGCATCGGTGATGCAATAGGGCGGCATGACATATACCGTGTCGCCCAATGGCCGCAGCAGCACGTCGCGGTCGCGGAAATGCGCGAGCAGGCGCGGGGCGAGATCGGACATATAGCCTTCGCCGCCGCCGACTTCGAACGCGGTGATCGTCCCCAACCGGCGCGGGTTGCGGACGCGATCGGCGATATGGGCGAGGCGCTCGCCCTGTCGGCGCGCCAGGTCGGCGATGCGATCGCGCACCGGCTCGTCGCGCCACACCGCCAGGTTCGCCACGGCGGCGGCACAGGCGATCGGGTTGGCGGTGTAGCTCGACGAATGAAAGAACATCCGCGCGCGATCGGGCGATCGGTGCGCCTCGAACATCGCGCTCGATGCCATCGTCACCGCCAGCGGCAGCGATCCGCCGGTAATCCCCTTCGACAGGCACAGCAGGTCGGGCAAGATTCCTGCCTGTTCGCACGCCAGCAGCGTGCCGGTGCGGCCCCAGCCGGTCATGACTTCGTCGGCGATCAGCGGCACGCCGTGGCGGTCGCAGATCCGCCGCATCTCGGCCAGGATCGCGGGGGCATAGAAATGCATGCCGCCAGCGCCCAGCACCAAAGGTTCGACCAGCAACGCCGCCGGCGAATCGTGGCGGCAGGCGTGATCGAGCGCGTCGAGCGTCGGCTGGCCGTCTCCGGCGGGGCAGGGCAGGGTGCCGACGTCGAACAGCAACGGCTGATATTGCTGGTTGAACACGCCGCGCGCGCCCACCGACATCGCGCCGATCGTGTCGCCATGATAGCCGTGATCGAGCACCAGGATCCGGTGGCGCGGCTGGCCATGATTGGCCCAGAATCCGAGCGCCATCTTCACCGCGACCTCGACCGCGGTCGAACCCGAATCCGAATAGAAAACGTGCGGCAGCCCCATCATCGCCACCAGCTCGCGCGCGAGCTGTTCGGCGGGCTCGTGCGTCCAGCCGGCGAAGATGATCTGGTCGAGCTGCGTTGCCTGTTCGGCGATCGCGGCGGTGATCCGGGGATGCGCGTGGCCGTGCGTCGTCACCCACCAGGACGAGATCGCGTCGATGATCCGGCGACCGTCCGTGGTGGTCAGGATCGCGCCCTTGGCCGATGCGACCACCGGGATCGGTTCGTTCAGCCCATGCTGGGTAAAGGGGTGCCAGACGGGCGGGGTCATCGCTGCAACTCCCCGGTGTCGCTGAGGCACGCCTGCAACCCCACGTCGTCACCCCGGCCTTGGGCCGGGGTCCACCGCGCAACCAGGCGCTGCAGCTTTTGGGGGTGGGTGGACCCCGGCCCAAGGCCGGGGTGACGATAGTGGGTCATGCGAACGAAAACGCCGCCGCGAACGCCGCGCGCAACGCCTCGGGCGTCAGCGGATCGAGCATCGGCAGCCGCCCCAATCGCCGCACCCGGCCCATCCGGGCGATCGTCGCTTCGCTATCCTCCTGCGGATCGCCGATAAAGGCGATGCCGTGGATCGGCACCCCGCGCCCGCGCAGCGCCTCGATCGACAACAGGCTGTGGTTGATGGTGCCGAGCGCGGTTCGCGCCACCAAAATCGTCGGCAGGCACCAGCGCGCGAACAGATCGGCGAAGGTGCGCGTGTCGTCGAACGGCACCAGCACCCCGCCCGCCCCCTCGATCACCAGCGGCCCGGGGGTGGCGGGGGGATCGAGCCGGTCGAGCGCGATCGACACGCCGTCGATCGCGGCGGCGCGGTGCGGCGAGCAGGGGGTAGCAAGCGTGTAGGCAGATGGCAGGATGCGGTCGGCAGCAACGCCCAATGCCGCCACGCGCGCCGCGTCGGTGCCGCCATCGGTGCCCGCCTGGATCGGCTTCCAATAGTCCGCGCCGATCGCCTGCGTCAGTGCAGCGGCAAAGACGGTCTTGCCGATATCGGTATCGGTGCCGGTGACGACGAAGCGCGGTGCAGTCATGCCAAAGCCTTTTGCAGGGCCGTGGCGAGCGAATCGACATCGGCGGGGGTTGCGTTGAGGGTGAGCGAAATACGCAGCCGCGCGGTGCCGTCGGGCACCGTCGGCGGACGGATGCCGCGAACATCGAAGCCCTGCGCCTGCACCGCGCGCGCGACGCGCATCGTGCGGGCGTCGTCGCCCAGGATCAGCGGCAGGATCGGCGATCCGGTGGCAATTGCACCCAGCGGCCCGAGCGCGGCCCCGCCCGCCACGATCAGCGCGCGCAGGTCATCGCGCCGCCAAGGTTCCTCCGCCAGCGCGCGCAGCGCATCGCGCACGACGGCGGCGATCAGTGGCGAAGGGGCGGTCGAAAACACGAAGCCGCGCGCGCGGTTGACGAGCATGTCGCGGAGCACCGCGGGCAGGCACAGCAGCGCGCCTTCGGCCCCCAGCGCCTTGCCGCAACTGTGTAGCGTGATGACGTTGGGCTTGCCTTCGAACGCCTCGGCCAGCCCGCGCCCGTCCTGCCCGAACACCCCGGTGGCGTGCGCCTCGTCGATCAGCAGGAAGGCGTCTTGGCGATCGGCGAGCGCCGCCAGCTCGGCAAGCGGCGCCTGATCGCCGTCCATGCTGTACAGGCTCTCGACCGCGATCCACACCCGCCCGCTGCCACCGGCGGCGCGCCATGCGGTGATCGTGTCCTCGAACGCGGCAACGTCGTTATGCGCGGCGGCGACCCGCTCGGCGCGGCCCAGCCGCATGCCGTCATGCGCGCTGGCGTGGAGCAAGGCGTCATACACCACCAGATCGCCGCGCTGGGGCAGGGTGGCGAAGAGCGCCATGTTGGCGACGAAGCCGTTGGCCAGGAACAAGGCGGCCTCGGCCCCGAAAAACGCCGCGGCTTCGGCTTCGAGCGCTTCATGCTCGGGATGGTTGCCACGCAGCAGGCGCGATCCGCCCGAACCTACGGGCACGCCGCGGGTGAGCGCGTCGCTGGCGGCGGCGTGCAGGCGCTGGCTATTGGCGAGGCCGATATAGTCGTTCGAAGCGAAATCGACGCCTGCGCGCGGGGCGAGCGATCGGAGGCGATCGGCACCGGCGAGGGCGGCGAGATCGGCGCGGTGAACGGAGAGGAGCGACATCTTCGGGGGCTTTAGCGGGGTGCGCGTGATTGGCCTACCGCCGTTCGTTTCGAGCGAAGTCGAGAAACCGGCCTAGGCGCCAGGTTACCGTTTCTCGACTTCGCTCGAAACGAACGGGGGACTAGTATTCGGCTAGCTCAAATCCCCGCATACCATTCATAGCCGGCGATATCCTCCCACAGCCCGCCCTTGCCGCCATGAATGTCGGCAAGGCTGGCCACCGCCTCGATCCGCTCGACATATTTGGCGTGCTTGTATCCCAGATGGCGCTCGACCCGCAGCCGCACCGGCGCGCCGTGGCCGATGCCCAGCCGCTCGTCGTTCAGCCCGAGCGCCAGGATCGTCTGCGGGTGGAAGGCGTCGATCAGGTCGATCGATTCATAATAGGGCCGGGTGCCGCCCGAATAGGCATCGGCGCAGTGGAACACCAGGAAGCGCGCGCGGTCGCTCAGGCCCGCCGCGTTGAGCACGGTCGATAGCTGCGGCCCCTGCCATTTGCCGATCGCGCTCCACCCCTCGACGCAGTCGTGGCGAGTGATCTGCGCGCGCTGCGGCATCGACAGCAATTGCGCGATCGACAGCGCTTGCGGCCGCGCCACCAGCCCATCGACCCGCACCCGCCAATCGGCAAAGCCGGTGGCTGCCTGCGCGGTGTAAGCCGGTGTGTTGGGGTTGCGCGTGCCGTTGGTGCGGAACACCGGCGACATCTGGTCGGGGCGGAACTCACGCGCGAGCGCATTGCGGTCGGTCAGCGCGCGCTGGGTCCATTCGTTCCAGTCGGCGCCCTTGAATAGGATCGAACGGAACGCCTCGCTCTCCCCCAGCCGGTCGCAGCCGGCAAGCAGCGTAGCGCCCGATGCGGCGACGCCGGTGAGCAAGGCGCGGCGGGTGAGGATCATTACTGCGGCTCCTGCGGCGTGCGCCACCAGCCGGTGATCATCGACCGCACTTCGTTTAGTGGTCCCGCCAGGATCACCAGCGTCAGGTGGACGACGATGAACAATGCGATCCCCATCGATGCGATGAAGTGGATCGACCGCGCCGATTGCCGCCCGCCGAACAGGTCGAGCATCCACGGCGCGGCGGCGTTGATCCCCGGTGACATCGTCAGCCCGGTAAAGATCGCCAGCGGCAGCGCCACGAAAATCACCCCGACATAGCTCAGCTTCTGCAGCACGTTGCGCCCGCCCGGATCGGCAGCATCGTGGAATCGCAGCGCCAGATGCTCGCGCACGTCATGCGCCAGATGCTTCGCGCTGAGCTCGGCGCGGCGAAAGCGCAGGTCGCGCTGGAAATGCCGGTTGAGCAGGCTCACCAGCATGAACGCCAGCAGCGCGAAGCCGAAGAGCAGCGCCACGGTCAGATGCCAGCGCCGCGCGAGCGCCAGATTATAGGTCGACGGGATCGTCAGCCAGCCGGGGATTCGCCCGCCCTCGAAAATCCAGCCGACGCGAAACCAGGGCTGGTCCAGGTTCGCGCCATATTGCCCCCAGTAAAGCTGCGGATGCGCGTTGAGGATCATCAGCCCCGACCCCAGCAGCACGATCACCGCGACAGCGTTGGTCCAGTGCCACAGCCGGGTCGCCAGCCGATGCTTGTAGATCGCGCGCCGGGTGCCCGGTGCGGCGATGTCGGCAGGGTCGTTCGAGTCGCGCGGGGCCATCGAAGTCAGTCTACCCTATCCATAGGCGCGGACGAAGAACACGATCGTGGTGACGATCGTCACCAGCAGCGTCCAGATACGGATCGCGGTGGGCGGCAGCTTTTTGCCCGCGCGCGCGCCGAGCCATCCGCCCAGCACCGCGCCGGCCAGCATCGGCAGGCAGGCGTCCCATCGCACCATGCCGAAACCGATGAACACGATCATCGCGGCGGTGTTGGCGACCGCCAGCATCAGCGTGCGCGGCGCCATCAGCCGGTGCGGCGGCTCCCCCGCGAGCAGCCCCCACGTTGCCGTCAGCATCATTCCCACCCCGCCGCCGAAATAGCCACCATAGACCCCCAGCAGCGCCTGCGCGACGAACAGCGCGCGCGGCCCCGGCGCTGCGTGCCGCTGAAGCACCTCGGCGGCGCGCTTGCCGAACGCGATCGCGATCGTCGCCATCAGCAACAGCCAGGGGATGATGATGTCGAAGGTTGTGGTCGGGGTGACCACCAGCAACAGGCTGCCCACCAGCGCGCCGACAAAGGTGATGCCCCCCAGCGTCCGCACCGACATCCCCGCCACCGGGCGCAGCCCCTCACGATAGGTGTACGCGCTCATGAACGCGCCGGGTTGCAGCGCGACGTTCGAAGTGGCGTTGGCGATCGGGCTGGGCAGGCCGATCGCGATCAGCGCGGGCATGGTGGCAAAAGTCCCCCCGCCCGCCAGCGCATTCATCGCCCCGCCGACAAGCCCGGCAGCGGCGGCAAGCGCCAGGATGGGAAGATCGAGCATGGAGCGGGGCTAGAGCCGATCGAGGTGGATGTGTCGAGGGGGGCAGGAAGGGTTGGAGCCCGTCCCCGTTGGTCTGGGGCGGTGGTGTCTGCGGCCGAAGCGGCTGCTCCGCGTCCGCCCCCTCCGTCAGCCTGCGGCTGCCACCTCCCCCTGGCGGGGGAGGATTGGTCTGTATTTTTCCTCCCCCGCCAGGGGGGAGGTGGCGGTCGCGCAGCGACCGACGGAGGGGGAGGATAGCGCGACGATTGCTGGTGTCGGGATCGCTTGTGAGCGAGCTGCAAAGCAGCGCAGCTTTCCGTAAACAGCTCCGAACCAACCGAAAATCCGTTACCCCAGCGCCGCCATCTTGTCCTCGGCGATCCGGTCCAATTCCGCGCGGCTCTTCTTTTCCGACGCGGTCTTGAGTTGCCCGCAGGCCGCGTCGATGTCGCGACCGCGCGGCGTTCGCACCGGGGCCGAGATGCCTGCGCCGAACACGATCTCGCTGAAGCTGCGGATCCGCTCGGGCGTCGAGCATTCGTAATTTGCGCCGGGCCAGGGGTTGAACGGGATCAGATTCACCTTGGCGGGCAGGCGATAGTGTTTGAGCAGCCGCACCAGCTCGTGCGCGTCGGCATCGCTGTCGTTCTTGTCCTTGAGCATCACATATTCAAAGGTGATGCGGCGGGCATTGTTGGCACCGGGATAGTCGGCGCAAGCCTGGAGCAACTGCTCGATGCCGTATTTGCGGTTGAGCGGCACGATTTCGTCGCGCACTTCCTTGGTCACCGCATGGAGCGATACGGCAAGGTTCACGCCGATCTCGGCGCCGGCGCGCGCCATCATCGGCACCACGCCCGAGGTCGACAGCGTGATCCGCCGCTTCGACAGCGCGATGCCGTCGCCGTCCATCACGATTCCCAGCGCATCGCGGACGCTGTCGAAATTATACAGCGGCTCGCCCATGCCCATCATCACGATGTTTGTAAGCATCCGCCCGTCGGGCTGGCTCGGCCATTCGCCAAGGTTATCGCGCGCGAGCATGACCTGGCCGACGATCTCGGCGGGCGTCAGGTTACGCACCAGCCGCATGGTGCCGGTGTGGCAGAAGGTGCAATTCAACGTGCAGCCAACCTGGCTCGACACGCACAGCGTGCCGCGGTCGGCGTCGGGGATGAACACCATCTCGTAATCCTGCGCGTCGTCGGTGCGCAGCAGCCATTTGCGGGTGCCGTCGGTCGATACCTGCGCCTCGACCACTTGCGGGCGGCTGATGACGAAGCGCTGCGCCAGCCAGGGCTGCATCGTCTTCGAAATGTCGGTCATCAGCGCGAAATCGGTGACGCCGCGATTATAGATCCAGTGCCACAATTGCTTGGCGCGCAGCTTCGCCTGCTTGGGTTCGAGCTGCGAGGTCTCGAGCGCCATCCGCAGATTGGCCTTCGACAGCCCCAGCAGGTCGATCCGGCCGTCGCTGCGCATCGGCAGCGCACGCGGGACGGGCACGGGATCGATGTGCCCGGGGATGGGCATGGGCGGCGTCGAGACTGTCAGCATGGCGGTGACATAGCCGAAAACGGCGGTGTTCGCTAGGGGGCCGGGCGCCTCGCGCACCCCACCCCCGCCGCGTCGATCGCGGTGGCGGCGCCCGCCAGCGCATAGACGTCGGCGAAGGGCGCGCCGTTGGCGGCGATGCTCTCGACGCTCATGCTGCGCCCGGCGCGGATCGCGCCGACGATCGCCCGGTCGGTGCGCGCGTCGGGGGACCAGGCGTCGCGGTCGCCCGCCTTGAGCTGAAACCGCCGCTCGCCGATCGCCAGCGTCACGCGCGCGCGCGGGGTGCGCTGGCGGCTGAGGCGGATGTGGAGCTGGTTGTGGACCTGCTTGCCTGGCCAGGTCGCGATCGAGGCAAAGGCGCCGCGACGCCGACGCTGGACCGGGGCGGCGATCGCGTAGCAGCGCGCTGGCTCGACGTCGCGAAACGCCCCCCAGGATTCGAAAACGCCGATCGGCTCGCGCGCATCGCCCTGTGCGAGGGCCAGGGCAAGCGCGACCGCGAGCATCATGCCGGCGATCGCCCGGTGCCCAGATGGACGATCCGCTCGGCACCGCGCTCGATCGCCACCACCGACCCTTGCGGCAGCCCCTCGGCAAACGGCGCGTCGAGCGACGGCGTCGGCGCCAGCCCGGTCATCAGCCCGCGCAGCACCCGGCTCGAAATGCCGTGGGTGATCACCAGCCGGTCGCCCGAATCGCCCGCGGTATCGCCGAGCCACCCCGCCGATCGATCGGCGATGTCGGCATAGCTCTCGCCATCGGGGGCGCAGGTCAGCGCGCCGTTGCTCGAATCAAACACCGGCCCCACCCGCGCGATCAGATCGGCATAATAAAGCCCGCCCCAGCTGCCCATGCCGATCTCGATCAGCCGCGCATCGCTGCGCGCGTCGTGCCAGTCGAGCCCCAAAATCTCGGCGATCACCGCCAGCGTCTGGAGCGCGCGCCCGGTGGGGGAAGCCCACAAGGTCAGCCGTGGCGACGGCCCGAGTTCGGCGAGCAAGGCGCGACCCATCTCCTCGGCCTGCGCGAAGCCCGCGCGCGTCAGCGGGGTATGCGGGTGATCGCCCTGCAGCCGCCGCGCGGCGTTGAAGACGGTCTCGCCATGGCGGGCGATGAAATCGCGGCCGGCGCGCGGGATGGTCGACATCGCAGCCGTTTCAACCCCCTGTGGCGCAAAAGCAACGGAAAACCTTGTTTATTTTCGGTTCATGCAACTTCGAGGCGCGCCACCTATTTGAGCATCCCGCCCGACGATTGAACGGGCGTGTTCAGTAATTGGAGATTTGTATGCGTTACGCAATCGCAGCCGCGCTG
Coding sequences:
- a CDS encoding histidine phosphatase family protein, with translation MSTIPRAGRDFIARHGETVFNAARRLQGDHPHTPLTRAGFAQAEEMGRALLAELGPSPRLTLWASPTGRALQTLAVIAEILGLDWHDARSDARLIEIGMGSWGGLYYADLIARVGPVFDSSNGALTCAPDGESYADIADRSAGWLGDTAGDSGDRLVITHGISSRVLRGLMTGLAPTPSLDAPFAEGLPQGSVVAIERGAERIVHLGTGRSPA
- the rlmN gene encoding 23S rRNA (adenine(2503)-C(2))-methyltransferase RlmN, producing MLTVSTPPMPIPGHIDPVPVPRALPMRSDGRIDLLGLSKANLRMALETSQLEPKQAKLRAKQLWHWIYNRGVTDFALMTDISKTMQPWLAQRFVISRPQVVEAQVSTDGTRKWLLRTDDAQDYEMVFIPDADRGTLCVSSQVGCTLNCTFCHTGTMRLVRNLTPAEIVGQVMLARDNLGEWPSQPDGRMLTNIVMMGMGEPLYNFDSVRDALGIVMDGDGIALSKRRITLSTSGVVPMMARAGAEIGVNLAVSLHAVTKEVRDEIVPLNRKYGIEQLLQACADYPGANNARRITFEYVMLKDKNDSDADAHELVRLLKHYRLPAKVNLIPFNPWPGANYECSTPERIRSFSEIVFGAGISAPVRTPRGRDIDAACGQLKTASEKKSRAELDRIAEDKMAALG
- a CDS encoding cytochrome b/b6 domain-containing protein, which gives rise to MAPRDSNDPADIAAPGTRRAIYKHRLATRLWHWTNAVAVIVLLGSGLMILNAHPQLYWGQYGANLDQPWFRVGWIFEGGRIPGWLTIPSTYNLALARRWHLTVALLFGFALLAFMLVSLLNRHFQRDLRFRRAELSAKHLAHDVREHLALRFHDAADPGGRNVLQKLSYVGVIFVALPLAIFTGLTMSPGINAAAPWMLDLFGGRQSARSIHFIASMGIALFIVVHLTLVILAGPLNEVRSMITGWWRTPQEPQ
- a CDS encoding sulfite exporter TauE/SafE family protein; its protein translation is MLDLPILALAAAAGLVGGAMNALAGGGTFATMPALIAIGLPSPIANATSNVALQPGAFMSAYTYREGLRPVAGMSVRTLGGITFVGALVGSLLLVVTPTTTFDIIIPWLLLMATIAIAFGKRAAEVLQRHAAPGPRALFVAQALLGVYGGYFGGGVGMMLTATWGLLAGEPPHRLMAPRTLMLAVANTAAMIVFIGFGMVRWDACLPMLAGAVLGGWLGARAGKKLPPTAIRIWTLLVTIVTTIVFFVRAYG